A genome region from Nocardia sp. NBC_00565 includes the following:
- a CDS encoding cytochrome P450 codes for MTNPHYPSHTQSGPVDYGSPNGGDGPRVSMYSPDFAADPHRAYREMRTQYGSLVPVDLAPGVPATLVIGYYTAIRVLHDHDHFPADPRTWQKNIPADCPILPMLGWRPIASRSAGAEYERYRQAITASIDEVDLHALHDTVEQIAVQRINTFCQAGTADLIRQYAFPVAFEVVNLLLGCPLEIGQRAATAMAAMFEGIDADSGNEMLSEALRELIALKRAEPGDDITSRLLRHPARLDEAEMLHQVAGFYAAAFELQQNLTANTLLLILTDDRFAGDVLAGSLSTRDALDEVLFSDPPLANFCASYPRQPILINDAWLPAHQPVLVSMAGCNNDPAIRTGDHTGNRSHLAWGLGPHACPARSMAYLIAEDAIHQLLDALPEMRLAVPVGEIAWRPGPFHRALAVLPVDFSPTSPMTAF; via the coding sequence ATGACCAACCCGCATTATCCGTCACACACCCAATCCGGTCCGGTCGATTACGGCTCACCGAATGGTGGCGATGGTCCGCGGGTATCGATGTACTCGCCGGACTTCGCTGCGGATCCTCACCGCGCCTACCGTGAAATGCGCACGCAGTACGGCTCTTTGGTGCCGGTGGACTTGGCCCCAGGCGTGCCCGCGACGTTGGTGATCGGCTATTATACCGCGATACGGGTCCTCCATGACCACGACCATTTTCCGGCTGATCCGCGCACGTGGCAGAAGAACATCCCCGCCGACTGCCCTATCCTGCCGATGCTGGGGTGGCGGCCCATCGCGAGTAGAAGCGCCGGAGCGGAGTATGAGCGCTACCGGCAGGCGATCACAGCGAGCATCGACGAAGTGGATCTGCATGCACTCCATGACACTGTGGAGCAGATCGCCGTCCAACGGATCAATACTTTTTGCCAGGCCGGTACGGCCGACCTGATCAGGCAGTACGCCTTCCCGGTGGCGTTCGAAGTTGTCAATCTCCTGCTCGGTTGCCCGCTGGAGATAGGCCAGCGGGCCGCGACGGCTATGGCCGCGATGTTCGAGGGCATAGACGCCGACTCGGGCAACGAAATGCTCAGCGAGGCGCTGCGGGAATTGATTGCCCTCAAACGGGCCGAACCCGGCGACGACATTACCTCGCGATTGCTGCGGCACCCGGCCCGGCTGGACGAGGCCGAGATGCTCCACCAAGTGGCGGGCTTCTATGCTGCGGCGTTCGAGTTGCAGCAAAACCTGACAGCCAACACTCTGCTGCTGATCCTCACCGACGACCGGTTCGCAGGCGACGTCCTCGCCGGGAGCTTGTCCACGCGCGACGCACTCGACGAAGTCCTGTTCAGCGACCCGCCACTGGCAAACTTCTGCGCCAGCTATCCCCGGCAGCCGATCCTCATCAACGACGCCTGGCTACCCGCGCACCAACCGGTCCTGGTCAGCATGGCCGGCTGCAACAACGACCCCGCAATCCGCACCGGGGATCACACGGGCAATCGCTCACATTTGGCGTGGGGCCTCGGCCCGCATGCCTGCCCGGCGCGGTCGATGGCCTACCTGATCGCTGAGGACGCGATCCATCAGCTTCTCGATGCGCTGCCCGAGATGCGGCTGGCCGTACCGGTCGGTGAAATAGCCTGGCGGCCGGGCCCTTTTCATCGGGCCCTGGCCGTGCTACCGGTCGACTTCTCTCCTACCTCTCCCATGACTGCGTTCTAG
- a CDS encoding winged helix-turn-helix domain-containing protein produces the protein MRTALDSLDVHMARLRTKLNQPHLIITLRGYGYQWAHASVAVDTTTGTLQAGCGTDRGEVLNCSRNRDPGGDRPGAQSADVR, from the coding sequence ATGCGCACAGCGCTGGACTCGCTGGACGTACACATGGCCAGACTCCGTACCAAGCTGAACCAGCCCCACTTGATCATCACGCTCCGCGGCTACGGGTACCAGTGGGCACATGCTTCGGTCGCAGTGGATACAACGACGGGGACGCTCCAAGCGGGATGCGGAACTGACCGTGGTGAAGTACTGAATTGCAGCCGAAATCGCGACCCGGGCGGTGACCGGCCAGGGGCCCAGTCCGCCGATGTGAGGTGA
- a CDS encoding FxsB family cyclophane-forming radical SAM/SPASM peptide maturase, with translation MEFVVKIHSRCNLACDYCYIYEMADQSWREQPRTMSRQVFADACRMIGEHARRFALPAVDLVFHGGEPLLAGHRNLEYFARQARELLEPNTEVRLGMQTNGTLLDAEFLRICDESGIQIGVSIDGSEDGHDRHRRDRRGAGSYARVTAGLGQLLAADRRHLFSGLLCTIEVANDPVETYEALAKFRPPAIDFLLPHGNWTTPPPALTVGDPATPYADWLIAVFDRWYHAPTFETHVRLFDDIIDLLLGGQPTSEAVGLAPIRLAVIETDGTLEQVDELKSTFAGATRLLLEGEGNPLDQALREPSMVARQIGVAALSDTCRACPVRAVCGGGHYAHRYRADNGFRNPSVYCSDLQKLIYHIESRIRADVDTAIST, from the coding sequence GTGGAGTTCGTCGTCAAGATCCACAGTCGGTGCAATCTGGCCTGTGACTACTGCTACATCTACGAGATGGCCGACCAGAGTTGGCGAGAGCAGCCGAGGACGATGAGCCGCCAGGTTTTCGCCGACGCTTGCCGGATGATCGGCGAGCATGCCCGCCGATTCGCGCTGCCCGCAGTTGATCTCGTATTCCACGGTGGGGAGCCATTACTGGCGGGACATCGGAACCTGGAGTACTTCGCCCGACAGGCCCGGGAACTGCTCGAGCCGAACACCGAAGTGCGTCTGGGGATGCAGACCAACGGCACGCTGCTCGATGCGGAGTTCCTGCGTATCTGCGATGAATCGGGTATCCAGATCGGAGTCAGTATCGATGGCAGTGAAGACGGGCATGACCGACATCGGCGGGATCGGCGAGGTGCGGGAAGCTACGCTCGGGTCACCGCGGGGCTCGGCCAGCTGCTGGCCGCCGATCGGCGCCACCTGTTCTCCGGCCTACTGTGCACGATCGAGGTGGCCAACGACCCGGTGGAAACCTACGAAGCGCTCGCGAAGTTCCGCCCGCCGGCGATCGATTTCTTACTACCGCATGGCAATTGGACAACTCCGCCACCGGCGTTGACAGTCGGCGACCCCGCCACACCCTATGCGGACTGGCTCATCGCGGTATTCGATCGCTGGTATCACGCACCGACGTTCGAAACCCACGTACGGCTCTTCGACGACATCATCGACCTCCTGCTGGGCGGGCAGCCGACATCGGAAGCCGTTGGACTCGCGCCCATTCGACTGGCCGTGATCGAGACCGACGGCACTCTCGAACAGGTCGACGAACTGAAGTCGACCTTCGCGGGGGCCACCAGACTTCTCCTCGAGGGCGAGGGTAATCCGCTCGACCAGGCGCTGCGGGAACCGTCCATGGTCGCCCGCCAGATCGGGGTCGCCGCGCTCAGCGACACCTGCCGCGCCTGCCCGGTACGCGCCGTGTGCGGCGGTGGGCACTACGCGCACCGATATCGCGCGGACAACGGCTTCCGCAACCCATCAGTGTATTGCTCCGACCTGCAGAAGTTGATCTACCACATCGAATCCCGAATCCGCGCGGATGTCGACACCGCAATCAGCACTTAG
- a CDS encoding HEXXH motif domain-containing protein yields the protein MTATFAGIDDATADLSSGHGTERSIAVLANGLLTTRTILLRTAIAEITTQLPEIADRAGLSLAYQTMAELQRSHPAAVTALLSYPHTGPWLARVLHRIHAAPDDETTPLWADCGYLGWLAAAGGITCRAEGSMKLVVRNGVVMLPGIGMVRFGSAEDCGHCELRWTSEGALHFTRDTTTVLISCTDEESDPVWLPLRRLCGAADEPEVFLDDLDPFRDFLDDRTPARLTAAQAELWQQDFAAAWDLLDRDFDRYLVPMRSCLQALAPLSVRPLVASTSHTSSTGLGCVYTTAPADPCQLALSLIHEIQHTKFTLLTDQVVLVDPDPACHFYAPWRDDPRPIFGLLHGIYAFFGVTDFWRVHRHADCHRSQQAHVDFELWRIQVEAAMTHASTSGLLTDSGAQFIDTLRAGMRPWSSEDVSAEARLAASEASAAHRTFWQVRNLIPDAGGIANLAAQWTAQASRPTVLPSAGHADQQTVPDGYRRLHLSAQLKVFDSGPAGALASPDQPHGDRAYLAGDLSEAVALYARELHADPLRPQLWAGLALTMPKLYPDSNFSILNTRAEVAARLYRTVRADTGTAAIIDLVRWLSNCPDVDG from the coding sequence GTGACCGCGACATTCGCCGGGATCGACGATGCCACCGCCGATTTGAGCTCCGGCCACGGAACCGAGCGGTCCATTGCGGTACTGGCGAACGGCCTGTTGACGACGCGGACGATTCTGCTGCGCACAGCCATTGCCGAAATCACCACACAGCTACCCGAAATCGCTGACCGCGCCGGACTTTCCCTGGCCTATCAGACCATGGCCGAACTCCAACGATCACATCCAGCGGCGGTCACAGCGTTACTGTCGTACCCGCACACCGGCCCATGGCTCGCCCGCGTCCTGCATCGCATTCACGCCGCACCCGACGACGAGACGACCCCCCTGTGGGCTGACTGCGGCTATCTGGGCTGGCTCGCCGCCGCCGGTGGTATCACCTGCCGGGCCGAGGGCTCAATGAAACTCGTGGTGCGCAACGGTGTCGTGATGCTGCCCGGGATCGGCATGGTTCGCTTCGGATCCGCCGAGGACTGCGGGCACTGCGAACTGCGCTGGACAAGTGAGGGCGCCTTGCACTTCACTCGGGACACGACCACCGTCCTGATCTCGTGCACGGATGAGGAGTCCGACCCGGTATGGCTACCCCTGCGGCGACTGTGCGGGGCAGCGGACGAGCCGGAGGTTTTTCTCGACGACCTCGATCCGTTCCGTGACTTCCTCGATGACAGAACGCCGGCCCGGCTGACGGCGGCACAAGCCGAATTGTGGCAGCAGGATTTCGCGGCGGCCTGGGACCTGTTGGACCGTGATTTCGACCGATATCTGGTACCGATGCGCAGTTGCTTGCAGGCCCTGGCACCCCTGAGTGTCCGACCGCTTGTGGCCAGCACCAGCCACACCTCGTCCACCGGGCTCGGGTGCGTCTACACCACCGCCCCAGCGGATCCCTGTCAGCTGGCACTTTCGCTGATCCACGAGATCCAGCACACCAAGTTCACCCTCCTGACCGATCAGGTGGTCCTGGTGGATCCGGATCCGGCATGCCACTTCTACGCACCATGGCGCGACGACCCGCGCCCGATCTTCGGACTGCTACACGGGATTTACGCATTCTTCGGCGTCACCGACTTCTGGCGAGTCCATCGTCACGCCGACTGCCACCGCTCCCAGCAGGCGCACGTCGATTTCGAATTGTGGCGCATACAGGTGGAAGCGGCTATGACGCACGCGTCGACCTCCGGGCTGCTCACCGACTCCGGTGCACAATTCATCGACACGCTCCGGGCGGGCATGCGTCCCTGGAGCAGCGAGGATGTGTCCGCCGAGGCCAGGCTGGCCGCATCCGAAGCGTCCGCCGCGCATCGGACGTTCTGGCAGGTGCGCAACCTGATACCGGACGCCGGGGGCATCGCCAACCTGGCTGCCCAGTGGACGGCACAGGCGTCACGGCCCACAGTGCTACCGTCCGCGGGGCACGCGGATCAGCAGACCGTGCCGGATGGATATCGCCGCCTTCACCTTTCGGCACAACTGAAGGTGTTCGACAGTGGACCGGCCGGAGCCCTCGCGAGCCCGGACCAGCCGCACGGTGACCGGGCCTACCTGGCCGGCGACCTGTCCGAAGCGGTCGCGCTGTACGCCCGGGAGTTGCACGCCGACCCGCTCCGGCCACAACTGTGGGCGGGCTTGGCGTTGACCATGCCGAAGCTGTACCCGGACAGCAACTTCAGCATCCTGAACACCAGGGCAGAGGTGGCGGCCCGGCTGTATCGGACGGTGCGGGCGGATACCGGCACTGCCGCGATCATCGATCTGGTTCGATGGTTGTCGAACTGCCCTGACGTCGATGGATAG
- a CDS encoding MFS transporter codes for MDRSGIHTNRNFLLLWSGNATSLVGFHGVRIAYPLLALTVTGSPAAAGWVGFALSVPSLIFQIPAGVVADCSDRLRTLLLCQVIGLTATCLAAVAVAAQLSGLGQLLGAAAFVEGSVYVFLGLSELAAVRDLVTLAQRPAAFSFLEAEQPIAILVGRAAGAAIYGVARWLPFAANAVSYLYCFATLVLIRSNSSRSYADESADRSVGRNIAAGVRVVWTEPFLRVSTAMIGGSNIVIQVVLLLILVELKRGGHPAWTVGVVLGTAGVGGVLGAAAASWVTRRIPPRLVYRGALWAWTALLVPIALSANTIVLAVCWGAIGGVGVVSNVALTLCRVEVIPEHTLGRTVAAMAIVCDGAVAIGALGAGYLLSTVGIVTTRWTALAAMCTLAVYATIRTAARTTAQR; via the coding sequence ATGGATAGGTCGGGGATCCACACCAATCGGAATTTCCTCCTACTGTGGTCCGGCAACGCTACATCGCTTGTGGGGTTCCACGGCGTCCGAATCGCCTATCCACTGCTGGCGCTCACGGTGACCGGCTCCCCAGCCGCCGCCGGTTGGGTCGGGTTCGCACTGAGCGTGCCGAGCCTGATCTTCCAGATTCCCGCCGGCGTGGTTGCGGACTGTTCCGACCGACTGCGAACCTTGCTGCTATGCCAGGTCATCGGGCTGACAGCGACGTGCCTGGCCGCCGTGGCGGTCGCGGCCCAGCTGTCCGGCCTCGGCCAGTTGCTCGGTGCCGCAGCGTTCGTCGAGGGCAGCGTCTATGTCTTCCTCGGCCTCAGCGAGCTGGCCGCGGTCCGTGACCTGGTGACCCTCGCGCAACGACCCGCGGCGTTCTCTTTCCTCGAAGCCGAACAGCCGATCGCCATCCTGGTCGGGCGAGCGGCAGGTGCCGCGATCTACGGCGTCGCCCGCTGGCTGCCATTCGCGGCCAACGCCGTGTCATATCTGTACTGCTTCGCCACACTGGTGCTGATCCGTTCGAACTCGTCGCGGTCGTATGCCGACGAGTCCGCGGACCGGTCGGTCGGCCGCAATATCGCAGCCGGTGTTCGCGTCGTGTGGACCGAACCGTTCCTGCGGGTGTCGACGGCCATGATCGGTGGGTCGAATATCGTCATTCAAGTTGTCCTGCTGCTGATCCTGGTGGAGCTGAAGCGCGGCGGCCACCCTGCATGGACGGTGGGTGTCGTGCTCGGTACCGCGGGAGTGGGCGGAGTCCTCGGCGCGGCCGCGGCATCATGGGTCACCCGCCGCATCCCACCCCGGCTCGTCTATCGGGGAGCATTGTGGGCCTGGACCGCCCTGCTGGTCCCGATTGCGTTGAGCGCCAACACCATTGTGCTGGCCGTGTGCTGGGGCGCAATCGGCGGCGTCGGTGTGGTCAGCAACGTCGCGTTGACCCTGTGCCGGGTCGAGGTCATACCCGAACACACGCTCGGTCGTACCGTCGCGGCCATGGCGATTGTCTGCGACGGCGCGGTAGCGATCGGTGCGCTCGGCGCTGGCTACCTGCTCTCCACTGTCGGGATCGTCACCACGCGATGGACCGCGCTTGCGGCGATGTGCACACTCGCCGTGTATGCGACCATCCGCACCGCTGCGAGGACAACCGCTCAGAGATGA
- a CDS encoding WXG100-like domain-containing protein, giving the protein MSIEVPHEVALFLNYMGVPYPDIDEDQVRELAGQVRDFATNLRDTHESATGAIQDMGSVYSGYSYEQLVTVWARMSSSHMADLDGACHVVAKVLDVAAEVITVVKVAVLAGLAAMAASYTALMAATVPTVGLSAALTAAIRAAATKVVTAMEQMVIGYIATEVIDKAIEPLEHTIERMINGVVYDAAKQLLDVPPDSSSALPLHIEPDEVLRYSDMLDEYADDVLRHAMTFADNVAALDFSTSSERDDLVGPGPNTSDITPGSSHPDTGPELSSTPTTSAETAPEVSGSRPMEAAPVGANSADSRTADTSDDGRSATAPERAAVPKAQADTGTAAVPSAQERTDSGGVNSAAIAADRAAAMPTPADNRSLPTPTDATHNLREMTQRLPEISPHSLENVAQPIEDFARHSRSGEHSPASLGADTPENVLPPGSDSVQNSHANTTDGQPGASPVQGTRQGISSSTPWQRSVPPGKRAKAAAKPAASNVGKQRATDPATDKPIRTPWSTKPEPTPVTDPKVFTPDTAGPAPVLPADSLATAAERPNKAADRATEPPI; this is encoded by the coding sequence GTGTCCATTGAAGTACCGCACGAGGTGGCGCTGTTCCTGAATTACATGGGTGTCCCGTATCCGGACATCGATGAGGATCAGGTACGTGAATTGGCTGGTCAGGTGCGGGATTTCGCCACGAACCTACGCGACACCCACGAGTCGGCCACTGGCGCGATCCAGGATATGGGCTCGGTCTATTCGGGATATTCCTACGAGCAACTGGTCACGGTGTGGGCGCGGATGAGCTCATCGCACATGGCGGACTTGGATGGGGCGTGCCATGTGGTGGCGAAGGTCCTGGACGTCGCCGCGGAGGTGATCACCGTGGTGAAGGTCGCTGTGCTTGCCGGATTGGCTGCGATGGCGGCGAGTTACACGGCCCTCATGGCTGCCACCGTGCCCACCGTGGGTTTATCGGCCGCACTCACCGCAGCTATCCGGGCGGCCGCGACCAAGGTGGTCACCGCGATGGAGCAGATGGTGATCGGTTATATCGCCACCGAGGTGATCGACAAGGCCATCGAACCGCTCGAGCACACCATCGAGCGCATGATCAACGGCGTCGTGTACGACGCTGCGAAACAGCTACTGGATGTACCGCCCGACAGCTCGTCGGCACTGCCGCTGCACATCGAACCCGATGAGGTACTGCGGTACAGCGATATGCTCGACGAATACGCCGACGACGTCCTCCGGCATGCCATGACCTTCGCCGACAACGTTGCCGCGCTGGACTTCAGCACGTCCAGCGAGCGCGATGATCTGGTTGGCCCCGGCCCGAACACCTCCGACATCACGCCCGGATCATCACATCCCGACACCGGTCCTGAACTGTCGTCCACTCCAACGACTTCGGCCGAGACGGCGCCGGAAGTAAGCGGATCGCGGCCGATGGAAGCCGCTCCGGTCGGCGCCAACAGTGCCGATTCCCGGACAGCGGACACATCCGACGACGGCCGTTCTGCTACCGCACCCGAGCGAGCTGCTGTGCCCAAGGCGCAAGCCGACACCGGCACCGCAGCTGTGCCCAGCGCACAAGAGCGCACCGATAGCGGCGGAGTGAACTCGGCCGCTATCGCCGCCGACCGCGCGGCAGCGATGCCGACACCGGCCGACAACCGTTCCCTCCCGACGCCGACCGACGCGACGCATAATTTGCGCGAGATGACCCAGCGGCTACCGGAGATCTCGCCACATTCCTTGGAAAACGTCGCGCAACCTATCGAAGACTTTGCGCGGCATAGCCGTTCAGGCGAACATTCGCCGGCCTCGTTGGGAGCCGACACACCCGAAAACGTCCTGCCGCCTGGGTCCGACTCCGTCCAGAACAGTCACGCGAACACGACCGACGGCCAGCCGGGTGCTTCCCCAGTGCAGGGCACGCGGCAGGGTATTTCGTCGTCGACTCCGTGGCAGCGTTCCGTGCCGCCGGGCAAACGAGCAAAGGCAGCCGCGAAGCCTGCTGCGAGCAACGTTGGCAAGCAGCGCGCCACCGATCCGGCAACCGACAAACCGATAAGGACGCCGTGGTCGACGAAGCCCGAGCCCACCCCGGTCACCGATCCCAAGGTTTTCACGCCGGACACTGCGGGCCCGGCGCCTGTGCTCCCGGCCGACAGCCTCGCGACCGCAGCGGAGCGACCGAACAAGGCGGCCGATCGCGCCACCGAACCGCCCATCTGA
- a CDS encoding UDP-glucose dehydrogenase family protein, with the protein MRITVIGTGYLGAVHAACMAEIGHEVLGVDLDADKIEVLAAGRAPFFEPGLSEVLERNVSSGKLRFTTSLVEAAEFGDIHFVCVGTPQEPGSYAADLRYVNDVIDGLAPHLNRDALIVGKSTVPVGTAAALATRVARLAPASIEVAWNPEFLREGFAVQDTLRPDRLVVGVQSAEADSILRSVYAPILEEGIPYISTDLATAELVKVSANAFLATKISFINAIADVCEAAGADVVTLADAIGHDDRIGRRFLSAGLGFGGGCLPKDIRAFTARAGELGVGASLGFLKEVDEINMRRREHVVELARQLVGGSFLGRTVAVLGAAFKPDSDDVRDSPALNVAAAIQLRGGRVRVHDPEALDNARAVFPGLDYAREVTKACEHADIVLHLTEWREYRELDPAELAKTVNHPRILDGRNVLSLDSWRTAGWTIRGLGRATA; encoded by the coding sequence ATGCGGATTACGGTGATCGGAACAGGATATCTGGGAGCGGTCCATGCCGCCTGCATGGCCGAAATCGGTCATGAAGTACTCGGTGTCGACCTCGATGCCGACAAGATCGAAGTACTGGCCGCGGGCCGAGCGCCCTTCTTCGAACCCGGCCTTTCCGAGGTGTTGGAGCGCAACGTCAGCTCCGGCAAGCTGCGATTCACGACATCGCTCGTCGAAGCCGCCGAGTTCGGCGATATCCATTTCGTTTGTGTCGGTACTCCGCAGGAGCCGGGGTCATATGCCGCGGACCTGCGGTATGTGAACGACGTGATCGACGGGTTGGCGCCCCATTTGAACCGGGACGCCTTGATTGTCGGCAAGTCCACCGTGCCGGTCGGGACGGCGGCCGCGCTGGCGACCCGGGTGGCTCGGCTTGCGCCCGCCAGTATCGAGGTGGCCTGGAACCCGGAATTCCTTCGCGAAGGTTTCGCGGTGCAGGACACGCTGAGGCCGGACCGACTGGTGGTCGGCGTCCAATCGGCCGAGGCCGACTCGATCCTGCGTTCGGTCTACGCGCCGATCCTGGAAGAAGGTATCCCGTACATCTCGACGGATCTGGCCACCGCGGAGTTGGTCAAGGTCTCGGCGAATGCCTTCCTGGCGACGAAGATTTCGTTCATCAATGCGATTGCCGATGTGTGCGAGGCGGCCGGTGCCGATGTCGTCACGCTCGCCGATGCGATCGGCCATGACGACCGCATCGGACGCCGATTCCTGTCCGCGGGACTCGGCTTCGGCGGTGGCTGCTTGCCGAAGGATATCCGTGCATTCACGGCCCGAGCTGGTGAGCTGGGCGTCGGGGCGTCATTGGGTTTCCTGAAAGAGGTCGACGAGATCAACATGCGGCGACGGGAACACGTGGTCGAGCTGGCTCGCCAGCTCGTCGGTGGCTCGTTCCTCGGGCGCACCGTCGCGGTACTGGGTGCGGCGTTCAAACCGGATAGCGACGATGTCCGGGATTCTCCGGCACTCAACGTGGCGGCCGCGATTCAGCTGCGCGGTGGCCGGGTACGAGTGCATGACCCCGAAGCACTCGATAACGCGCGTGCGGTGTTTCCCGGGCTCGACTACGCGCGCGAGGTGACCAAGGCGTGTGAGCACGCCGACATCGTGCTCCATCTGACCGAGTGGAGGGAATACCGGGAACTGGATCCGGCGGAGCTCGCCAAGACGGTGAACCACCCACGCATTCTCGACGGGCGGAACGTGCTCTCGCTGGATTCCTGGCGCACCGCCGGCTGGACGATTCGCGGACTCGGGCGGGCCACCGCCTGA
- a CDS encoding glycosyltransferase family 2 protein — translation MPALGRRERVLVVGLTIGWLVGVLAFWWWWLWPENRVGWIGFLIGSTVLLYLSCEPLSYLAAANRLWQVDRRLPVPGLRVAFVVTRAPSEPWDVARTTLSSMLAQEFPYPYDVWLCDEQPTAAVTDWCVAHGVRISSRFGVEEYHCAAWPRRTRCKEGNLAYFYDRVGYENYDVAVHVDCDHVPDSSTLAEMVRPFGDPAVGYVAAPNNCDRNAASSWSARGRVHREAYFHGPVQLGHNRGLAPIPIGSHWAIRTQALAEIGGIGPELLEDFSTGFLLESAGWRGAFAIAAGTHGNGPLTFSAMLVQEFQWTRSLTTLLLRVVPLHFGRLSWRLRLRYLYAMLFHSALIVAIGCGIAALAISAVTGAKWFAANPILVLLYWVANSLWLVLLTVVLRRAGLLRPIDTPILSWENWLYRLTRWPFIAWGVGAAVWQLFRPSTITIKVTPKEVDGLEPLPSRLIAPYAVIGTTLAAAAFIGELSSATASYVFLSLLGAAVFIAVTFAVCLLHAAETVKAAGVSFRRAIENVAAPLSIAALTITPAIAAIALFVVRK, via the coding sequence GTGCCCGCACTGGGGCGCCGGGAGCGCGTACTCGTCGTCGGCCTGACTATCGGTTGGCTCGTCGGCGTCCTGGCCTTCTGGTGGTGGTGGCTGTGGCCCGAAAACCGGGTGGGATGGATCGGGTTCCTTATCGGCAGCACGGTATTGCTGTACCTCTCCTGCGAGCCGCTGTCCTATCTCGCCGCGGCGAACCGACTGTGGCAAGTCGATCGGCGATTGCCGGTGCCCGGGCTTCGGGTGGCGTTTGTCGTCACACGCGCACCGTCGGAACCATGGGACGTCGCGCGGACGACGCTGTCGTCGATGCTGGCGCAAGAGTTCCCGTACCCCTACGACGTGTGGCTGTGCGACGAGCAGCCGACCGCAGCGGTGACGGATTGGTGTGTGGCGCACGGCGTCCGGATTTCCAGTCGATTCGGTGTCGAGGAATACCACTGTGCCGCCTGGCCCCGCCGTACTCGGTGCAAGGAGGGCAACCTCGCGTACTTCTACGATCGCGTGGGGTACGAGAATTACGATGTCGCAGTCCACGTCGACTGCGATCACGTGCCGGACTCGAGCACGCTGGCCGAGATGGTCCGGCCGTTCGGCGATCCCGCCGTCGGTTATGTCGCGGCACCGAATAATTGCGACCGCAACGCGGCGAGTTCGTGGTCGGCCCGCGGACGGGTACATCGTGAGGCGTACTTCCACGGTCCTGTTCAACTCGGTCACAACCGCGGACTGGCGCCGATCCCCATCGGCTCCCACTGGGCGATCAGAACACAGGCCCTTGCCGAGATCGGTGGGATCGGTCCAGAACTCCTGGAAGACTTCTCGACCGGGTTCCTACTCGAATCAGCGGGTTGGCGCGGTGCCTTCGCCATTGCGGCCGGTACACACGGGAACGGGCCACTGACGTTTTCGGCGATGCTCGTCCAAGAATTTCAATGGACACGAAGCCTGACCACCCTGCTGTTGCGGGTGGTGCCGCTACATTTCGGCCGGCTCAGTTGGCGGTTGCGGCTGCGGTATCTGTACGCGATGCTTTTTCACTCCGCGTTGATCGTGGCCATCGGATGCGGCATAGCGGCCCTGGCGATCAGTGCCGTCACCGGAGCGAAGTGGTTCGCCGCCAACCCGATTCTGGTGCTCCTGTACTGGGTGGCCAATTCGCTCTGGCTCGTCCTGCTCACTGTGGTGTTGCGGAGAGCCGGGCTGCTCCGGCCGATCGATACACCAATTCTGAGCTGGGAGAACTGGCTGTACCGCCTGACCAGGTGGCCGTTCATCGCCTGGGGAGTGGGTGCGGCGGTCTGGCAACTGTTCCGGCCCAGCACGATCACGATCAAGGTGACTCCCAAAGAGGTGGACGGGCTCGAGCCGCTGCCGTCCAGACTGATCGCACCTTATGCCGTGATCGGAACGACGTTGGCCGCTGCCGCGTTCATCGGCGAGTTGTCCAGTGCGACGGCAAGTTACGTCTTCCTTTCGCTATTGGGGGCGGCGGTCTTTATCGCGGTGACGTTCGCGGTGTGTCTGCTGCATGCCGCGGAAACCGTCAAGGCGGCCGGCGTGAGCTTTCGCCGTGCTATCGAGAACGTGGCGGCCCCGTTATCGATAGCCGCACTGACAATTACTCCCGCCATTGCGGCGATTGCCCTGTTCGTGGTTCGGAAGTGA